A genomic segment from Lutibacter sp. A80 encodes:
- a CDS encoding NADP-dependent malic enzyme — MSNSKLRREALLYHAKPTPGKIEVVPTKKYATQKDLSLAYSPGVAEPCLEIEKDPDKVYKYTSKGNLVAVISNGTAVLGLGDIGALAGKPVMEGKGLLFKVFADIDVFDIEIDTTDVEKFIETVKNIAPTFGGINLEDIKAPEAFEIERRLKEELDIPVMHDDQHGTAIISSAALKNAIEIAGKDISKVKIVVNGAGAAAVSCTKLYMALGAQKENIVMCDSKGVIRKDIENLSPQKAEFATTRDIFTLAEAAKDADVFIGLSVADVFTPEMLLSMAPDPVVFALANPNPEIEYDLAVQTRKDVIMATGRSDHPNQVNNVLGFPFIFRGALDVRATKINEEMKVAAVHALANLAKESVPEQVNITYGEKNIQYGREYIIPKPFDSRLITEVPPAVAKAAMESGVAKEPITDWEAYKEVLAERLGTGSKLMRMITERAKADPKSVIFAEADHLDVLKAAQIVYDDGIGKPILLGDKEIIKELMEELNFDADLPIIDPKSDEEKERRNKFAEIYWQKHQRNGISLLDAQKWMRERNYFAAMMVNEGDADSLVTGYSRNYRSVAKPMIELIGMSKGVCRVAATNIMMTDRGPMFFSDTAFNINPTEQELVQIVRMTDRVMKIFGIDPHLAVLSYSNFGSADSKSANKGANAVEFIHQHYPEINIDGEIQADFALSRTLRDEKFPFSKIYKKKVNGLIFPNLNSANISYKLIKSLNKIDSIGPIVMGLKKPAHILQLGCSVDEIVNMVCVAIVDAQENAKNNTDYFTTFGCK; from the coding sequence ATGAGTAACTCAAAGTTAAGGAGAGAGGCATTATTATACCATGCAAAACCTACACCAGGAAAAATTGAAGTAGTTCCAACAAAAAAATATGCTACCCAAAAAGATTTATCTTTAGCATATTCTCCGGGGGTTGCAGAGCCTTGCTTAGAAATTGAAAAAGATCCAGATAAAGTTTATAAATATACCTCAAAAGGTAATTTAGTTGCAGTAATATCAAACGGTACAGCAGTTTTAGGGCTGGGAGATATTGGCGCTCTTGCTGGAAAGCCTGTAATGGAGGGTAAAGGATTACTTTTTAAAGTATTTGCTGATATTGATGTGTTTGATATTGAAATTGACACTACAGATGTTGAAAAATTTATAGAAACTGTTAAAAATATAGCCCCAACTTTTGGAGGAATAAATTTAGAAGATATTAAAGCTCCTGAAGCTTTTGAAATTGAAAGAAGGCTAAAAGAGGAATTAGACATTCCTGTAATGCACGATGATCAACATGGAACTGCAATAATTTCATCAGCAGCTTTAAAAAATGCTATAGAAATTGCAGGTAAAGATATTTCTAAAGTAAAAATAGTTGTTAATGGTGCAGGAGCAGCAGCTGTTTCTTGTACTAAATTGTATATGGCTTTAGGCGCACAAAAAGAAAATATTGTAATGTGCGATAGTAAAGGGGTTATTAGAAAAGATATTGAGAATTTATCTCCGCAAAAAGCTGAATTTGCAACAACTAGAGATATTTTTACACTGGCTGAAGCAGCAAAAGATGCAGATGTTTTTATAGGATTATCGGTTGCAGATGTATTTACACCAGAAATGTTATTAAGTATGGCTCCAGACCCTGTAGTTTTTGCATTGGCAAATCCAAACCCTGAAATAGAATACGACTTGGCTGTGCAAACTCGTAAAGATGTAATTATGGCTACGGGACGTTCAGATCATCCTAATCAAGTTAATAATGTGCTTGGTTTCCCTTTTATATTTAGAGGAGCTTTAGATGTTAGAGCAACAAAAATTAATGAGGAAATGAAAGTTGCAGCGGTACATGCTTTAGCCAATTTAGCAAAAGAATCTGTGCCTGAACAAGTAAATATAACTTATGGAGAGAAAAATATTCAATATGGTAGAGAATATATTATTCCAAAACCTTTCGATTCGCGTTTAATTACTGAAGTTCCCCCTGCAGTTGCTAAAGCAGCAATGGAATCGGGTGTGGCTAAAGAACCTATTACAGACTGGGAAGCTTATAAAGAAGTATTGGCTGAAAGACTCGGTACCGGTAGTAAGTTAATGAGAATGATTACTGAGCGTGCCAAAGCAGATCCTAAAAGTGTTATTTTTGCAGAAGCCGATCATTTAGATGTTCTAAAAGCAGCTCAAATTGTATACGATGATGGTATAGGAAAGCCAATTTTATTGGGAGATAAAGAGATTATTAAAGAGTTAATGGAAGAATTGAATTTTGATGCAGACCTTCCTATAATCGACCCAAAATCTGATGAAGAAAAAGAAAGAAGAAATAAATTTGCTGAAATTTATTGGCAAAAGCACCAAAGAAATGGAATTTCATTATTAGATGCACAAAAATGGATGCGTGAACGCAATTATTTTGCAGCCATGATGGTGAATGAAGGAGATGCAGACTCTTTAGTTACTGGTTATTCTAGAAACTATAGAAGTGTTGCAAAACCTATGATAGAATTAATTGGAATGTCAAAAGGTGTTTGTAGAGTTGCGGCAACAAATATTATGATGACAGATAGAGGACCTATGTTTTTTTCTGATACGGCATTTAATATAAATCCAACAGAACAAGAATTAGTTCAAATTGTTAGAATGACAGATAGAGTTATGAAAATATTTGGAATAGACCCTCATTTAGCTGTTTTATCATATTCAAATTTTGGCTCTGCAGATTCAAAATCAGCAAATAAAGGAGCAAATGCTGTTGAATTTATACATCAACATTACCCAGAAATTAATATTGATGGAGAAATTCAAGCCGATTTTGCACTTAGTAGAACTTTGAGAGATGAAAAATTTCCGTTTTCTAAAATTTATAAGAAAAAAGTAAACGGATTGATATTCCCTAATTTAAATTCAGCAAATATTAGTTATAAGCTTATAAAATCATTAAACAAGATAGATTCTATTGGGCCAATAGTTATGGGTTTAAAAAAACCAGCACATATTTTACAGTTAGGGTGTAGTGTAGACGAAATTGTAAATATGGTTTGTGTTGCTATTGTAGATGCGCAAGAAAATGCTAAGAATAATACAGATTATTTTACTACATTTGGCTGTAAATAG
- a CDS encoding VanZ family protein, with protein sequence MHKIFLFFAISLTLIIGWGSLVTIGETIPPTIQVSDKLIHSSAYFLLTMCWLIAYKNNHKYLKINTYIIILIFLYGILIEVLQATATANRQFEIKDILANMLGIGIGFTIFKILQQKKLLK encoded by the coding sequence GTGCATAAAATATTTTTATTTTTTGCAATATCTTTAACATTGATTATTGGTTGGGGTAGTTTGGTAACAATTGGAGAAACTATTCCACCTACTATACAAGTTTCAGATAAACTAATACATAGTAGTGCTTATTTTCTACTAACAATGTGTTGGTTAATTGCTTATAAAAATAACCATAAATATTTGAAAATCAATACATATATAATTATTTTAATATTTTTGTATGGCATACTTATTGAGGTATTGCAAGCAACAGCAACAGCCAATAGACAATTTGAAATTAAAGATATACTAGCTAATATGTTAGGAATTGGAATTGGATTTACAATATTTAAAATACTTCAACAAAAAAAACTTTTGAAATAG
- the gcvH gene encoding glycine cleavage system protein GcvH, with protein sequence MSIPAELKYTKDHEWVRIEGDTATIGITHFAQSELGDIVYVDVDTLDETIEKDEVFGSVEAVKTVSDLMMPLTGEVTEFNEALEDEPEKVNTDPYGDGWMIKSSISDVSQIDELLSAEDYKALIGA encoded by the coding sequence ATGAGTATTCCTGCAGAATTAAAATACACAAAAGACCACGAGTGGGTTAGAATAGAAGGCGATACAGCAACTATTGGGATCACACACTTTGCTCAAAGCGAATTGGGAGACATAGTTTATGTAGATGTAGATACATTAGACGAAACCATTGAAAAAGACGAAGTTTTTGGATCTGTTGAGGCTGTAAAAACAGTTTCAGATCTTATGATGCCACTAACTGGAGAAGTAACTGAATTTAACGAAGCTTTAGAAGATGAGCCTGAAAAGGTAAATACAGATCCATATGGAGATGGATGGATGATTAAAAGTTCAATTTCTGATGTATCTCAAATAGATGAATTATTATCAGCAGAAGATTATAAAGCCTTGATTGGTGCATAA
- the sprA gene encoding cell surface protein SprA, with the protein MKKTKFIFKTPILIILLLFFKITINAQALPIIQKSDTLKVEKNKDSTKLKYPFKGNQQGGLFLEDPSESEIIYDTELGKYIIVEKIGDYYIKRPIYMSQEAYKEYKLKKDMLGYYKNKISATNSKKLGSEEAQKNLLPTYYVESDFFQSIFGGNTIEVNPTGDITIKMGALYQKVDNPQLSERNRSSFTFDFDQQISASIQAKVGTRLKVGAQYDTQASFNFQNQIKLEYTPTEDDILQKVEVGNISMPLKNSLIVGAQSLFGVKTELQFGRTTVTGVFAEQKSQTRTVTAEGGSTIQEFELQATDYDENRHFFLSQYFRDNYNKALENYPLINSPINITKVEVWITNTNATTEDIRNIVALADIGEGDPTNIGPANVTPNPGFLYPSNDANNISTVLTSSNAVRQISTVGSGLAPFSMQQGRDYSVLENAIKLGPDDYKLHPQLGFISLNRRLSDSDVLAVSFEYTVSGDAKVYKVGEFTSDGIIAPANIVVKLLRSEIISTKVPMWDLMMKNVYSLQTYRMQEEGFRLELLYSDDETGVAINVLQNAQTTGVSDKTLLNLLNVDRLDQSQFYIAEGDGYFDYVEGATVDSEKGYIIFPTVEPFGEDLETKLTNPEDDNYIFNELYEITQSEARNNYQQKDKYLIKGYHKSESSNGISLGAFNVPQGSVIVTSGGRELVEGVDYVVDYQMGRVQIVNPSLEASNAPISVSVENNAAFNLQTKRFFGVDIEHKFSDKFIAGATILNLNEKPITQKALFGEEPINNTIFGLNANFGTEVPFLTKLANKLPNIDTDYKSNFSIRGDFAYLKPGSPSRIELDGEATSYVDDFEGSQIPLEIKSIQQWHMASTPQYQTQFDLGGNASDITYGYKRARLSWYIIDPLFYGGSSLKPGNIDNNELSRAEVRRVRYEELFPEQDLDLTQSTIVRTLDLAYFPNERGSYNYDTSNVGADGKFTNPEDRWGGITRALTTTNFEQSNVEYIQFWLMDPYDHYSITNEEGLPIGVDPNNPSNQVGELYFNLGNVSEDVLKDGRKMYENGLPEDPLSTNNTEETMWGKIPTNQSLLYAFSDDDNERLSQDIGIDGLNDSEEIEKFGTGFGSDPSNDNYTYFRSSEYDNSNASIITRYKKYNNTQGNSPTNNLSTESYPTSATTYPDTEDINKDQTMNTVESYYQYKVSLNKSDLVVGQNNIVDEKTVNVTLDDGSQKQFRWLQFRIQVSSPDEIINDITGFNSIRFMRMFLTKFKMPIVLRFGELQLVRGDWRRYTKTLDEDITVPQDLTNEELQNFEVGVVNIQENEDKTPIPYVLPPGIEREILRGSTTLQQQNEQSLSLKVTDLEPGDTRAIYKNVIVDLRMYKYLKLFLHAEGVQTRAQVQNDELKAIIRLGSDLDDNYYQIEKLLTISDYSATDELDIWPEENNIDAMLEHLANLKLLRFDEGTAPNVLYPAEGEISPIEGLDGYEIRVKGNPNLSNIKTIMLGVKNVSNSNQSAEVWYNELRVSEFDNEGGWAAVVSADANIADFADVAITGRMETQGFGGIEQSVNERSQEDTKLYDLVTNVNVGKLLPKDWGVSLPLSYSVSEEIKDPKYDSQYQDILYEDTTIENSPNRDSNQDYTKRRSISLINVRKDYNPNAETKQRFYNVENLSVSYAYNETFHRDYNVEKYVDQNVRASVNYNYTFEPKSIEPFKNWESLNSKYFKFLKDFNINLIPTTISVNSNIFRTYNEQLSRSLVEGLPQLPTLKQRHFMFDWDYTIGYNITKSLQFNFRAANNYLYDDFDAADDIQIFDNFFSLGRPDHYHQTLSGTYKLPINKLPLLDFINADYTYAADFDWQASSQSYVEQVGNVIQNTNTHNLGVDVDFDKFYKNIGLTKLLNNKKPTINSTSENRSRTSSNRRETSKKKSPGETFKEGVYNLITAVKKARFNYSENNGTYLPGYVPEVGFLGQDNYNGGVAPSLGFVFGSQIDIRQRALENGWLLSRSETDPYYNKTYSVTHMNKLDYTITVEPFSNFDIELRGNKTYTKNTSQQLDVIDNVLTDSPVSQIGNFMISYNTLKTAFSNSDQNFEDFKANREIIALRLAQASEQPIDGFGVTSQQVSLPAFLAAYSGQDASKIKLSAFRDVPIPSWNINYKGLMKMDWFKDKFRSFSLSHSYNSQYSILSFSNNLEYNAQDPYGETDIAGNYLNKTLFTSVDLIEEFSPLLKVDMKMKNSISFSGRVDKDRRLTLNFSNNTITQMKGLEYVVGMGYRIKDLAMKFRFGGKLTKLKGDLDLRADLSLRDNKTIIRSIDEDNDQVTGGQRLLSFKFFADYAVNANLTASFYFDQSSSKYAISTTFPRQSVSSGLSIRYVLGN; encoded by the coding sequence TTGAAAAAAACAAAATTTATATTTAAAACACCTATTTTAATTATTTTATTGTTGTTTTTTAAAATAACAATAAATGCACAAGCATTGCCTATAATACAAAAAAGTGATACTTTAAAAGTTGAAAAAAACAAAGATTCAACAAAATTGAAGTATCCATTTAAAGGTAATCAACAAGGTGGTTTGTTTTTAGAAGATCCTTCTGAATCTGAAATTATTTACGATACAGAGCTAGGTAAATATATTATTGTTGAGAAAATTGGCGATTATTATATTAAACGCCCTATTTATATGTCTCAAGAAGCATATAAAGAATATAAGCTTAAAAAAGACATGCTTGGCTACTATAAAAATAAAATTAGTGCCACCAATAGTAAAAAACTTGGAAGTGAAGAAGCTCAAAAGAATTTATTACCAACGTATTATGTAGAATCCGATTTTTTTCAATCTATTTTTGGAGGAAATACAATTGAAGTAAACCCTACAGGAGATATCACTATTAAAATGGGGGCTTTGTATCAAAAAGTAGATAATCCTCAATTATCGGAACGTAATAGAAGCAGTTTTACTTTTGATTTTGATCAACAAATTAGTGCTAGTATTCAAGCAAAAGTTGGTACACGTTTAAAAGTAGGTGCACAATACGATACACAAGCATCTTTTAATTTCCAGAATCAAATAAAATTGGAATACACTCCAACGGAAGATGATATTCTTCAAAAAGTTGAGGTTGGGAATATAAGTATGCCATTAAAAAATTCTTTAATTGTTGGAGCCCAAAGTTTATTTGGTGTTAAAACAGAATTACAATTTGGACGCACCACAGTAACAGGTGTTTTTGCAGAACAAAAGTCGCAAACTAGAACTGTTACTGCAGAAGGAGGTTCAACAATTCAAGAGTTTGAGTTACAGGCAACCGATTATGATGAAAATAGACACTTTTTCCTATCACAATATTTTAGAGATAATTACAATAAAGCTCTAGAAAACTACCCGTTAATTAATAGTCCAATAAACATTACTAAAGTAGAAGTTTGGATAACAAATACCAATGCAACAACAGAAGATATTAGAAATATTGTTGCTTTGGCAGATATTGGGGAAGGTGATCCTACTAATATTGGACCAGCAAATGTAACTCCAAACCCAGGGTTTTTATACCCTTCAAATGATGCAAATAATATTTCTACAGTTTTAACTAGTTCAAATGCAGTAAGGCAAATTTCTACTGTAGGTAGTGGTTTAGCTCCTTTTTCAATGCAACAAGGTAGAGATTATTCCGTGCTAGAAAATGCCATAAAATTAGGACCAGACGATTATAAACTACACCCACAGTTAGGTTTTATTTCGTTAAATAGAAGGTTGTCAGATTCGGATGTATTAGCTGTTTCGTTTGAATATACAGTTAGTGGAGATGCGAAAGTATATAAAGTAGGTGAATTTACAAGTGATGGTATTATTGCACCAGCTAATATTGTTGTAAAATTGTTACGTAGTGAAATAATAAGCACTAAAGTTCCTATGTGGGATTTAATGATGAAAAATGTGTATTCTTTGCAAACTTACAGAATGCAAGAAGAAGGTTTTAGATTAGAACTTTTATATTCAGATGATGAAACAGGGGTAGCAATTAATGTATTACAAAATGCGCAAACAACAGGTGTTTCAGATAAGACACTTTTAAATTTATTAAATGTAGATAGGTTAGATCAAAGTCAGTTTTATATTGCAGAAGGAGATGGATATTTCGATTATGTAGAAGGAGCAACTGTAGATTCAGAAAAAGGGTATATTATTTTTCCTACTGTAGAACCTTTTGGGGAAGATTTAGAAACAAAATTAACCAATCCAGAAGACGATAATTATATTTTTAATGAACTGTATGAAATTACCCAATCAGAAGCTAGAAATAATTACCAACAAAAAGATAAATACTTAATAAAAGGGTATCATAAATCTGAAAGTTCAAATGGAATTTCACTAGGAGCTTTTAATGTACCACAAGGGTCAGTTATAGTTACATCAGGAGGAAGAGAATTAGTTGAAGGTGTAGATTATGTTGTAGATTACCAAATGGGGAGAGTGCAAATTGTTAACCCTAGCTTAGAAGCTTCAAATGCACCGATTAGTGTTTCTGTAGAGAATAATGCGGCATTTAATTTACAAACAAAACGTTTTTTTGGTGTTGATATTGAACATAAATTTTCTGATAAATTTATAGCAGGTGCTACAATTTTAAATTTAAATGAAAAACCAATTACTCAAAAAGCACTTTTTGGTGAAGAACCAATTAATAATACAATTTTTGGATTAAATGCTAATTTTGGAACCGAGGTGCCTTTTTTAACAAAATTGGCTAATAAATTGCCAAATATAGATACTGATTATAAATCAAACTTCTCTATTAGAGGAGATTTTGCATATTTAAAACCAGGATCTCCAAGTAGAATTGAATTAGATGGAGAAGCAACATCATATGTAGATGATTTTGAGGGTTCTCAAATTCCTTTAGAAATCAAGTCCATTCAACAATGGCATATGGCAAGCACACCACAGTATCAAACTCAATTTGATTTAGGAGGTAATGCCTCAGATATTACTTATGGTTACAAAAGAGCACGATTATCTTGGTATATTATAGATCCTCTTTTTTATGGAGGTTCTTCTTTAAAACCTGGAAATATTGATAATAACGAATTATCTAGAGCTGAAGTTAGAAGAGTAAGATATGAAGAATTATTTCCAGAACAAGATTTAGACTTAACACAATCTACTATTGTTAGAACCTTAGATTTAGCTTATTTTCCTAATGAAAGAGGTAGTTATAATTACGACACAAGTAATGTGGGTGCAGATGGTAAATTTACAAACCCAGAAGATCGTTGGGGAGGTATAACTAGAGCTCTTACTACTACTAATTTTGAACAATCAAATGTTGAGTATATACAATTTTGGTTAATGGATCCTTACGACCATTATTCAATTACAAATGAAGAAGGTTTGCCTATTGGAGTAGACCCTAATAATCCTTCAAATCAAGTTGGAGAATTGTATTTTAACTTAGGAAATGTTTCTGAAGATGTTTTAAAAGATGGAAGGAAAATGTACGAGAATGGATTACCAGAAGATCCATTAAGTACTAACAATACTGAAGAAACAATGTGGGGTAAAATACCTACAAACCAATCTTTACTTTATGCTTTTAGCGATGATGATAATGAACGTTTAAGCCAAGATATAGGTATAGATGGTTTAAATGACAGTGAAGAAATAGAAAAATTTGGAACTGGTTTTGGATCAGACCCATCAAATGATAATTACACTTATTTTAGAAGTTCTGAATATGATAATTCTAATGCTTCAATTATAACTCGTTATAAAAAATATAATAATACACAAGGAAACTCTCCAACTAATAACTTATCAACAGAAAGTTATCCAACTTCAGCTACAACTTATCCAGATACTGAAGATATTAATAAAGATCAAACAATGAATACTGTTGAGAGTTATTATCAATACAAAGTTTCATTAAATAAAAGCGATTTAGTTGTTGGGCAAAATAATATTGTAGACGAAAAAACAGTTAATGTTACTTTAGACGATGGAAGTCAAAAACAATTTAGATGGTTGCAATTTAGAATTCAAGTTAGCTCTCCAGATGAGATAATTAATGATATTACAGGTTTTAATTCCATCAGGTTTATGCGTATGTTTTTAACCAAGTTTAAAATGCCAATAGTTTTGCGTTTTGGAGAACTTCAATTGGTTAGAGGAGATTGGAGACGATATACAAAAACTTTAGATGAAGACATTACAGTACCACAAGATTTAACAAATGAGGAATTACAAAACTTTGAAGTTGGAGTTGTTAATATTCAAGAAAATGAAGATAAAACACCAATTCCATACGTATTACCTCCAGGTATTGAACGAGAAATTTTAAGAGGTAGCACTACCTTACAACAACAAAATGAACAATCTCTATCTTTAAAAGTAACAGATTTAGAGCCTGGTGATACACGGGCAATATATAAAAATGTTATTGTAGACTTAAGAATGTATAAATATTTAAAACTGTTTTTACATGCCGAAGGAGTACAGACTAGAGCTCAAGTGCAAAACGATGAGTTAAAGGCAATAATTAGATTAGGTAGCGACTTAGATGATAACTACTATCAGATTGAAAAATTATTAACTATATCTGATTATAGCGCTACCGATGAGTTAGATATTTGGCCAGAAGAAAATAATATAGATGCAATGCTAGAGCATTTAGCAAATTTAAAATTATTGAGGTTTGATGAAGGAACTGCACCAAATGTATTGTATCCGGCTGAAGGAGAAATTTCTCCAATAGAAGGTTTAGATGGCTACGAAATTAGAGTAAAAGGTAATCCTAACCTTTCAAATATAAAGACCATAATGTTAGGGGTTAAAAATGTGTCTAATTCAAATCAAAGTGCCGAGGTGTGGTATAATGAATTACGTGTTTCAGAATTCGATAATGAAGGTGGTTGGGCAGCAGTAGTTAGTGCTGATGCTAATATAGCAGATTTTGCAGACGTTGCAATTACTGGGCGTATGGAAACTCAAGGTTTTGGAGGGATTGAGCAAAGTGTAAATGAGCGTAGCCAAGAAGATACAAAATTGTACGACCTTGTTACGAATGTAAATGTTGGAAAATTGTTACCAAAAGATTGGGGTGTTTCTCTACCTTTAAGTTACAGTGTTTCTGAAGAAATAAAAGATCCAAAATACGACTCTCAGTACCAAGATATTTTATACGAAGACACAACTATAGAAAACAGTCCAAATAGAGATAGTAATCAAGATTATACAAAACGACGAAGTATAAGTTTAATTAATGTTAGAAAAGACTACAACCCTAATGCTGAAACTAAACAGCGCTTTTATAATGTAGAAAATCTATCAGTATCTTATGCTTATAACGAAACATTTCATAGAGATTATAATGTTGAAAAGTATGTTGATCAAAATGTAAGGGCTTCCGTAAATTATAATTATACTTTTGAACCAAAAAGTATAGAACCTTTTAAAAATTGGGAATCTTTAAATAGTAAATATTTTAAATTTTTAAAAGACTTTAATATAAATCTAATTCCTACAACCATTTCGGTAAATTCTAACATATTTAGAACTTATAATGAACAATTATCAAGAAGTTTAGTTGAAGGTTTACCTCAATTACCAACATTAAAACAACGTCATTTTATGTTCGATTGGGATTATACAATAGGTTATAATATTACCAAATCCTTACAATTTAACTTTAGAGCAGCAAATAATTATTTATACGATGATTTTGATGCAGCTGATGATATACAGATTTTTGATAATTTCTTTTCTTTAGGAAGACCAGATCATTATCATCAAACATTAAGTGGTACATATAAACTACCAATTAATAAATTACCATTATTAGATTTTATAAATGCAGATTATACATATGCCGCAGATTTTGATTGGCAAGCATCTTCGCAATCATATGTAGAACAAGTAGGAAATGTAATTCAAAATACAAATACTCATAATTTAGGAGTAGATGTAGATTTTGATAAATTTTATAAAAATATTGGTTTAACAAAATTATTAAATAACAAGAAGCCTACTATTAATAGTACTTCAGAAAATAGGTCTAGAACATCTTCAAATAGAAGAGAAACTAGTAAGAAAAAATCACCAGGTGAAACTTTTAAAGAAGGCGTTTACAACTTGATAACTGCGGTTAAAAAAGCACGATTCAATTATTCTGAAAATAATGGTACCTATTTACCAGGTTATGTTCCAGAAGTTGGATTTTTAGGTCAAGATAATTACAATGGAGGTGTTGCTCCTTCATTAGGGTTTGTGTTCGGAAGCCAGATAGATATTCGTCAGAGAGCACTAGAAAATGGTTGGTTGTTATCTAGAAGTGAAACAGATCCTTATTACAATAAAACCTACAGTGTAACACATATGAATAAATTAGATTATACCATTACTGTAGAACCATTTTCTAATTTTGATATTGAGTTAAGAGGTAATAAAACATATACAAAAAATACATCTCAACAATTAGATGTTATAGATAATGTTTTAACAGATTCTCCAGTTTCTCAAATTGGTAACTTTATGATTAGCTATAACACACTTAAAACAGCATTTTCAAATAGTGACCAAAACTTTGAAGATTTTAAAGCTAATAGAGAAATTATTGCTCTAAGATTAGCACAAGCATCTGAACAACCAATAGATGGATTTGGAGTTACTAGTCAACAAGTTTCATTACCGGCCTTTTTAGCAGCATATTCAGGCCAAGATGCATCTAAAATTAAACTGTCTGCTTTTAGAGATGTACCAATTCCTAGTTGGAACATTAATTATAAAGGTTTAATGAAAATGGACTGGTTTAAAGATAAATTTAGAAGTTTTTCACTTTCACATAGTTATAATTCTCAATATTCTATACTAAGTTTTAGTAATAATTTAGAATACAATGCTCAAGATCCTTATGGAGAAACAGATATAGCTGGTAATTATTTAAATAAAACATTATTTACAAGCGTAGATTTAATTGAAGAATTTAGTCCACTGTTAAAAGTAGATATGAAAATGAAAAATTCAATCTCATTTTCAGGAAGAGTTGATAAAGATAGAAGACTTACTTTAAATTTTAGTAATAATACTATAACGCAAATGAAAGGACTAGAATACGTTGTTGGAATGGGTTATAGAATTAAAGATTTAGCAATGAAATTTAGATTTGGAGGTAAATTAACCAAACTTAAGGGCGATTTAGACTTAAGAGCAGATTTATCTTTAAGAGATAATAAAACAATAATTAGATCTATTGATGAAGATAACGATCAAGTTACAGGAGGTCAACGATTACTGTCATTTAAGTTTTTTGCAGATTATGCAGTAAATGCAAATTTAACAGCATCGTTCTATTTTGATCAAAGTTCTTCAAAATATGCCATTTCAACTACGTTCCCGAGGCAGTCAGTTAGCTCAGGGTTAAGTATTAGATATGTTTTAGGAAATTAA
- the ruvA gene encoding Holliday junction branch migration protein RuvA: MITHIKGKLIEKNPTYVVVESAGLGYLLHISLNTYSKISDDESVFLYTHLSIKEDSHTLFGFVDKIEREIFKLLISVSGVGPSIARTMLSSMTTDEIQQAIASENVGVIKSVKGIGVKTAQRVLIDLKDKILKTYDFDEVSTSINNTTKNEALSALEILGFVKKQAEKVIDKILLEDNTLSVEALIKKALKNL; this comes from the coding sequence ATGATCACTCATATTAAAGGAAAATTAATAGAAAAAAATCCAACCTATGTAGTTGTAGAATCTGCTGGGTTGGGATATTTGTTACATATTTCATTAAACACCTATTCAAAAATTTCTGATGATGAATCGGTGTTTTTGTATACGCACCTATCTATAAAAGAAGATTCGCATACATTATTTGGATTTGTAGATAAAATAGAACGTGAAATTTTTAAGCTATTAATATCTGTTTCGGGAGTAGGCCCAAGTATTGCAAGAACAATGTTGTCTTCAATGACTACTGACGAGATTCAGCAGGCTATTGCTTCAGAAAATGTGGGAGTAATTAAATCTGTAAAAGGAATTGGAGTTAAAACAGCACAAAGAGTTTTGATAGATTTAAAGGATAAAATTTTAAAAACGTATGATTTTGATGAAGTTTCGACTTCTATAAATAATACAACTAAAAATGAAGCGTTATCTGCTCTAGAGATTCTTGGGTTTGTAAAAAAACAAGCAGAAAAAGTTATTGATAAAATTTTATTAGAAGATAATACGTTAAGTGTTGAGGCTTTAATTAAAAAAGCTCTTAAAAATTTATAA